Genomic window (Culex pipiens pallens isolate TS chromosome 3, TS_CPP_V2, whole genome shotgun sequence):
GCAACGCTACTCATCGTCATTGCCGTCGTCATCCTCGTCATCGGAGTAGATGCGCCGTTTAACTCGAATGTTCCGGCGAGTGGCTTCAATACGACCAAGCACGGCGTCGGAAAAGTCCGCAGACAGCTCTTCCAGCGCGCGGCAGTATCGTGTGATGTACCGGGCGGATTCATCCGTGACGCAACGTAAAAACACCAGGCTCAGCTTCTTCAGGAGCTTcaactttttgcaaaaatcacgCACCACGCCATCGTCCACATATCGGAGGCCAAACAGATGCAGTTCCTCCAGCTTTGGGCAATGGTTGAATACTACGTCCAGCAAGTAGATGGGACAGTGGATGCTGTCCAGCGTCAGTGAGATCAAGTTGGGGAAATTTCTCTGAACCACTTGGCAATAGTCCAGGCTACAATCATCGAGGTGCAATCGATCAAGTTTCGGAGATTGATGCAGAAATTGGAACACGTCCTTCGTTTCCACATTCTTCAAAACGAATTGTTCCATGCTTGGGCAGCTGTGACTGAGGAACGAGACTTTGGCAACAGGATATACGTTCGAACCAGTTATCTCCAAGTAATCAAGGAGCGGCATGGTTGCCAGGAAGGACACTTCCATTGGACCGGGCACGATCAGCGCCAGATGCCTCAGCTTGGGCAGCAATCGGCCTGTTTCGGCAAGAATCTGCAACGATTAAAGAAGGTTAGCTTCATTGCCAGTGAACTCTCATCCGAATCTCACCTCTGCATCGTTCGTCGTAATCGTCAGAATCTCCACGTGCGGCTGCATCCGGCAAAACCTGGTCCACAACTCAAGATCGTCCGGAAAGATTGCGTTCAGAGATAACAGTTTAAGTCGCAACTCCTTCAACTGGCAGAGTCCTTCCATGATGTAGGGCTCCCTGGGCAGCTGAAGATTCCACAGACTGGCCTGCATTGTTCGGATCCACTCCAGAACTTCCACTTTCTTCGATTCGATGTTGATCCCAAGGTCGAGAGTTTCCAAACACGGTGCCATACGCTCGAATCCGTTCAAAACGTGATCTTCCGTGTTATCACCAACGTGGTCAAAAAACAAGTACGTAAGTCGATTCAAGCGAAATTCCGGCTCTCCGGAACCGGTGaatcgcagaaaattcaaaaccaAACTCTTCAGATTCGGAGTAAGCCGTAGCATTCCAAAAAGAACCTCCACACTCAAGTCACAGTCAATCAGATGCAGTTCCGTAAGCCTCGGAGCGATGTCCCGGAACCATGCTCCAACCCCCTCGATCCTAAACTTCCGCACCACCACTTGCGTGACCATCGTGTTCAACCCGGGCGGCGCGTAACCGTGCGTCATCCGTCCCTGGCGTCCCCGGCCAGTTACGCAGAAATGGAACCGACCCATCAGCGAGGCACTGCCGGAGATGACATCGTTCCAGTGGTGGCAAATCAGCCGCAAACGCAGCAGCTGGAAGCCGGGAAGGAAGCGGAAGATGTGCTCCCAGATTTCCGGGGGAAGGGCAACATTTGCGAGTTTGGGACGTTTCGCGCTGCGGTGTGGTTGCTGGCGTGGTGGACGACTTCCGGTGCTGGAGCTCATGTCGGGGTCGCGATCACTCGATGTTCGTCTTCCGGTGCTTTCCggtgtaaacaaacaaacactgtGCATTAAAGTACGCGAATTTCGATGTTTTTACCCAATTtgtacagtttttatttttttgcaattttgaggTTGCGAAGCAAATCGATTGAAAAGTCACTGCAAGCCACCCAAAATTGAGTAGTGCACTCGATTTCAGTTtcgtttcagtttcagttttgcAAGGTTTCttgattttattatttactaattaaaattggtttaaaagaatgcaccaaatatttttttttgtatttttaatttattttgtgtatatttttatttttcttataaaaaaattagattaaTTCAAAtcgttaaataaaatttagatttttggaaccgttttgttttgattttttttttaattcttttttatttattaaatttttaatttctcttaaaaatctaaatttcgttaattttcatttcatgatattcattttatctttttttttgcttttgaatttctaaaactttttttttagattttttcggaATTAGGGGAAATTACTACATATTATAATTAGTTTATCGACCGCATTGGTTggggaagttgatttttttgattaaatttgcgTTGTTCAGGATGCGATGCCAGATGTTGAAGTGGTTGTCGATGATGATTTGTTGTGGTTCCTgatagagatcctaaatagggagactggtcgaagtgaatttgacttACCCAAACAGatacgagtttgacgtatccaaacgagcacttgcctttacgcccagcaaaacttatcagtgttgccaagccaaaacatacgttgccagatcgatttagcaatcttagaccagtctccctatttagggtctctagttcCTGAGcctcgaaaaaaactttttttcgctgtcttatttttgattttcgagctcttcaaaagaaaggggttcaagaaacagctttacgaaagGCAGAACAAAAGAGAGGGAATGTTTTCTTGGAGCTTTTCTTCACgctctctgacttgctttcgctaccgctgctgcccatttgaatttttgcttGACTGATtacttccgaagtgcgtacctTACTACGCAAcagttatttatatttttttaatccaagatggtggccaatatggcggtgacgaaatattgaaaaaatgcattttattatttaataagcaatcaactattcaaatttgactaaaatggggtcgcagaactcgaatttaatgtttaaaacaagaaaaagaaaaacaaaaaaaaattggttcgtgattcgattatccgaagtcccatacaaaccttcggataatcgaaactttggataatcgaggctttggataatagagtctggactgtacttacaAAAACAGAAGATTAAAACACTCCAGCTGCATTTTTTTCAGTCTAATTTCAACCGCCATGATGTCCGCTCTCTTTCACTCTCGCTGCGATGGTAGCAGCGTTGCCAGTTTTCCGAAAAAATCATGACAGTGTTGCTAGTGAAAGCTGGATAACAGCTTTATTTCGGCTTTTACCAGAGCAGTTGTTTTAGAGCAGATTTGTTTTTATCTTAGCTGATTACTGACTAATTAGCTGGTAGATGCTGTTAAGCAACTGATTTATGATTTCTATtcgtgctggatggttacttgggaaaTATCATGATGTCGAtggctggatattcttacacacaaagaaaaattactttaaatttaaaaagatcgttcgttggattaaaagttcgcgttggtgaatattcgtagaaagttcaaacttttcaatttaaaagttggaaagtttttgatactactatgcatttatggaacaaaatcgttgtattggtaaaagtattttacttttaattggaaaagaaaccttttatggcaagaatacacaacatttagcactacagggataatttcagaaaaatgtgcttggtttttttacatttatttaaaaaaaattaaactgtatgtttaaaaaaacattttttattgtatttaacgcttctccACTAGCTTCAGCTCAAGGTAGGCCAATATTCgagtccaagctgtaccgattcatacggtacgccaccggtcacttccgaatACCCCAGGACGGTTCCGGATGGAGGTTTCGACTCGCGACAGCAGTGTAACACGATGGTCATGTTTCCGGCCTCAATCAGGATagtcttggaggagttggccgttgattcgggaagggtggTCGACGTTTTCCGGCTGGAAAGAaaagtgcctgaacggggagttcccgatcctggaagcgcatccggaacatggagttgatgaggccctcggaacggaGATCGATTTTGAGCACGTAATCCTACTTCGGCAATGACACAtctgcgctgaccacctccgattatgtaGCTTTTCGTCGTTGTCCTCTtcgtcggatccttctcctcaccgtgaaaataaactttctcgtacttgtccaaaaaccggaagttaatcttcttcaacgcaa
Coding sequences:
- the LOC120423944 gene encoding uncharacterized protein LOC120423944; amino-acid sequence: MSSSTGSRPPRQQPHRSAKRPKLANVALPPEIWEHIFRFLPGFQLLRLRLICHHWNDVISGSASLMGRFHFCVTGRGRQGRMTHGYAPPGLNTMVTQVVVRKFRIEGVGAWFRDIAPRLTELHLIDCDLSVEVLFGMLRLTPNLKSLVLNFLRFTGSGEPEFRLNRLTYLFFDHVGDNTEDHVLNGFERMAPCLETLDLGINIESKKVEVLEWIRTMQASLWNLQLPREPYIMEGLCQLKELRLKLLSLNAIFPDDLELWTRFCRMQPHVEILTITTNDAEILAETGRLLPKLRHLALIVPGPMEVSFLATMPLLDYLEITGSNVYPVAKVSFLSHSCPSMEQFVLKNVETKDVFQFLHQSPKLDRLHLDDCSLDYCQVVQRNFPNLISLTLDSIHCPIYLLDVVFNHCPKLEELHLFGLRYVDDGVVRDFCKKLKLLKKLSLVFLRCVTDESARYITRYCRALEELSADFSDAVLGRIEATRRNIRVKRRIYSDDEDDDGNDDE
- the LOC128093511 gene encoding uncharacterized protein LOC128093511, whose product is MALPKRCVNNEIALKKINFRFLDKYEKVYFHGEEKDPTKRTTTKSYIIGGGQRRCVIAEVGLRAQNRSPFRGPHQLHVPDALPGSGTPRSGTFLSSRKTSTTLPESTANSSKTILIEAGNMTIVLHCCRESKPPSGTVLGYSEVTGGVPYESVQLGLEYWPTLS